The Maniola hyperantus chromosome 19, iAphHyp1.2, whole genome shotgun sequence genome has a window encoding:
- the LOC117990940 gene encoding large ribosomal subunit protein eL34-like, producing the protein MVQRLTFRRRLSYNTKSNQRRIVRTPGGRLVYQYVKKPKKIPRCGQCKSKLRGIQPARPAERSRLCYRKKTVKRVYGGVLCHKCVKQRIVRAFLIEEQKIVKVLKAQQATGKTGKVKAAK; encoded by the exons ATGGTACAGCGTCTTACATTTAGGCGACGGCTGTCGTACAACACCAAGTCAAACCAGAGGAGAAT AGTAAGAACTCCTGGTGGCCGTCTGGTGTATCAATATGTCAAGAAGCCCAAGAAGATCCCGAGGTGTGGCCAGTGCAAAAGCAAACTCAGAGGCATCCAGCCTGCCAGGCCCGCTGAACGTTCCAGACTCTGCTACAGAAAAAAGACAGTGAAACGTGTGTACGGAGGTGTCCTCTGCCACAAGTGTGTTAAACAGCGCATTGTCAGAGCTTTCCTCATCGAGGAACAGAAGATTGTGAAGGTCCTCAAAGCACAGCAAGCGACTGGCAAGACTGGCAAGGTCAAGGCTGCAAAATGA